The Hevea brasiliensis isolate MT/VB/25A 57/8 chromosome 1, ASM3005281v1, whole genome shotgun sequence DNA segment CGTTGGagtttgactcgctgggacccgatccttatatatggataagttgtgGTGAATACGGCTTTGAGTAGATCTCGTTGACCTccacacttggattattaagagaaagtccgacttgagttgACCTCGCTGGCAAGTATTGGAATTAAGAaagctgtatagggaatcagctcccatatatatttatTGATGTGACACGGGAGTGTGTGAGTgttccaaattatcttttgtgtaaatattatttgaattatttggaactATGTGAATATATTGCATTTCATATATAGAAATGCATTAGACttaaatagttatagaaattatatttaaaattaatatcttactttATGAGTCGAATGTTTATTCTTGTTCAACTATTTTTTCCTCAGATGACAGGTGGATTTATTGAAAATAACCTGCTCTCTTTTCTCGCAAGTTAAATCAGAAAAGTTTAGTTTTACTTTTATTATCTTTCGTTTAATTTTAGAACTTCGCATATACCAGttgatgtattattttttatatatggtTATAATAACTTAGTTTTTCTGGAGTTGTAaacttaattatgggagattactcGAGTGTATATGATATTTATTTATGTGAATGGAAGGAGCTGAACTCCCAAATATATATTTATCCAttttgaggattgtgagggtgagctgagctccctataATATTGATATTATGTGTTACAAGTCGGGCGAATTAGCACTCCTCATTTGATAGTTCAAATTATGGTTAGACtctatctgtttgttttcttaaaattaaaactttatgTTTGGGTTTGAAATAACTCGACTTATAGGAGTTTCGGAAGCTTTATGCTGACTCAAAttttagtgccggtctggcctagAAATCAGGTTGTGACATATGTAATTGtggattattaattttttttatgttgttTATATTGTATGGATACGGATTTATTcttttcatatttatttataaaatttgacataaaatgaaaaaaaaaaaaaaatccttggaGTGACTGGCCTAGCATTAACTTATCTCAACAAATAGTCTAACCACCGAATTAATCATGTCTTAACGACCACCGACAATCATAATGATATTGTTGATGTTTTTATGCCATTATTTTAAATGTGtaattgttataaatttaattttatatgaaaataaatttaataattattagattaaatgtttatgtataattctatttatttatatatttattataaatgttgtaagtaattataattaaattttaatataaatatttaatataataattattaaacttaTTTTCCAATAACATTAATAAATATTACACATAGAAAAtaattctttttatataaaattattaataaaatgattaaaatatattacaCTTAACCAAATTCATCAAATTTCACAATGCCGATTTATTTGTTAACGGGGCATCTAATATaagcttaatttaatataaaaataaatttaataattattaaattaaatatttatatcaaaatttatacaaatttaattaaaaaatatataataaatatattaatttaaatataaatatttaatttaataattattaaatttattctcataCAATCGTATCCTTTATAATTTGATTGTAATATGTAATGCATCTTGAAAGGGCATAATTATATAAACATGTATAAAATTTGACACAATTATtaaggttatatatatatatatatatatatatatatatatatatatatatatatatatatatataactcatgTTTATATAATGTTATGTATGATATAATGTTACGTGGTACTGtaaaatatatatgattatcatgtaacgttttgaaattttctttttaattattatattatgtatatgtaataattattttaatatttatttaatattcggAATATTGTTTATATATATAGGATTGAGCCAAATTCAAACGGCTTGCTTTTCAAAAAAGAATTCCTCATACGGGTCTCGTAAATCTGGATAAAGCTGCTGAGTTGGTCTTGGATAATTAGTGACTAAGCTACACCTTGATTAGTGCTCTTAAATTAATAATGCTGCATATTAGTAATATGGAGAACtatcaataaaatataataataagctTAGTCCGTCTTGGTCTAATGATATAAAATGTATATTATTCACTTAATAAATTTGGAGCTTccattctcttaatttttcttttatatgtatttatatatatgaaaattttatgtgtatgtgacaaattatatatatattgtttttagTGAAATTTTaccttataaaaattataaattttatttttttaagaaaaattacttATATAAGTTTTTTTAAGAAAACTAAAtttcataatatttatatttctaataattaattaataagtatttatctcattaaattttataataaatattttaataataatttaatatttttatttaaataagttctttaattttaaatattataagtcTTCATATCAAATTTTATGTACACCAATAGATAATTTTTTCGTGTTTTTTAATTTTAACCTATTTTAAGAGAAATTctcaataaatataaaaaatatatatatattttttataaattattattggcctgtcaaaataaaattttcattgataaaaaagaaaatttagcaAAGCACACTCAATGGCAGATCTTCATGGGACTAGAGAGGGCAATGGCCCCCAACCCCATGCCACATCCTTTTaaacttttttatttaaaattatttttgaaatataaatatttatacaaatataaaaatttatttatttgaaattatatataaattcaaCTATtgagtattttttttattatctcaTATTAGTTtagttaataaatattttttattcattaattattgtcaatttaaaataaaaatgttaaattctatttttttactttattttaaaatgtgttttattaattttttagtaatttgtAAATATAAAAAGTAAATTAATAACTTGATAATTTCATCATTTTTCTCAGgtgtaaataataatttaaaatgaaaatatttttacataatatattttaaaaatatataaatatacaatattttttttattacaagtgAATATAAATAATCAATGAACTATTTTTTAATTCTATCTCCTCCAAATATTTTTATGAAGCTTGCCATTCAACAcactcttaaattttttatttcttttctagtGAAATTCATATAGTATTCACAAATATCTTCAAATTAAAGATTTAATTTAACTGTATTTAGAAAAATGTAAAATTTAGGCTTTTGATATTGCCAAGACTGAATTCTCTATTTATATAGAGATTTTCCTTGAATACTATTTTTCATAAATAAACTGCgtgtgtgcatatatatatatatatatatatatatatatatatatatatatatatatatatcctgctCATGCAAAATATACAATGGCCCCTGCCACAATTGTTGCGCTCCGCTGCTTTACATAATGAGGTGTGCATTTGCTTAAAACAGAGACACCATTTCGCAATTCAAAGCTTCAAACACCTAACCTTCCCAAGCTCCTACACGTACAAGGAGCACCTATCTTACCAGTATCACTTGTTCAAAACTTTTGCTCTTTTTCTTTGAAAACCATCAGACAAGATTACAAATTTCTCACTCACACTTTTTCTTTGTCAATTCCGCCTCTGTCTTCTCTTCCATCTTTTTACATATAATGCATACCCTTCTTTGCATGCTCCTCTCCATCTCCTCCCACTCTCAGCCATGAATTCCTCCCCCGCTGCCCCCGCCAACATCACCACTACTACAGTTTCCACCCTTTACAACCGCAAAAACATCAAGGTCACCCCCGTTAACGGCTTTGACATGGTCAAGAAGTTTGATAATAGTAATGGCGTACTCCATGTTGTTTATAGGTTTGACCCTTCCTTCTTGAAATGGACGGCGCAAGATGTGGTCCATGTAGCTAAACGTCATTGGGTACCGTGCCTTTTTGGACTTGGGTTGCTGTTTTTTATAGGCGTGGAATACACGCTTCGCATGGTTCCAGCTTCATCTCCGCCGTTTGACTTGGGGTTTGCTGCCACGCGCCTCCTCCACCGGTTGCTTTCCTCCTGGCCGGAACTCAACACTTTGCTCGCTGCTCTTAATACGGTATGCATATCTTATAtttgtatctttttttttttttaatttggaaaAAGGGTATAGGTGCTGTAATTAATTATTCCATGAGTCAATTATATCATTGGTAGATAAGGATTTGATCTGAACTTCTATGTTTTCATCTGATGCTTTTGCACCAAAATTTGAGATATTGCATTTCACTGAAATCTTACATTTTCTTGCCATTTTTTAATGCGTAATTTTGATGTTTTTCAAAACTCCAAGTTTATTTTCTTGCTcctgaaaaaaaaattcaatctttTTCTTGTGGTCATTGCTTGTGGtttccaaatctgaaaatttcccCATTATTTAGGTGTTTGTGGGTATGCAAACAGCATATATACTGTGGACATGGCTAATAGAGGGCAGGCCAAGAGCAACAATCTCTGCTCTGTTCTTGTTCACTTGCCGAGGGATTCTTGGCTACTCCACTCAGCTTCCAGTTCCTGAGGTTCTTGTCAAATTATTTTTCTGTCTCTTTGTTACCACTATAGAAAAATACAATTATTGATGGTATAGTGTTGTTGGGTTTTGATTAAAACAGGGATTTCTAGGCTCAGGAGTGGACTCCCCAGTAGGGAATgtgtctttcttcctctttttctcAGGCCACGTTGCTGGTTCTGTGATCTCATCGCTGGATATGAGAAGAATGGAGAGGTGGGAATTGGCATGGACATTTGATGTGCTTAATGTTCTGCAATCTGTAAGGCTGCTTGGCACTAGGGGTCACTATACCATTGATTTAGCTGCTGGTGTGGGTGCTGGTTTTCTATTTGATTCACTTGCTGGTAAATATGTAGAGTGCAAGAGAAAGAAGGCCATTACTTATAAACATAATTTTGAAAGATCAAGAGACTTGTATAAAGAATAGAAGGGCTTACATGGTTTAGTCTCTGCTCTTTCTTTCTTTCCAAGTTCTGGTTAGTTACTCTTTATGATGATTGATGGGGTATAATCCAAAGAAGAAGGAACCAGAAAGAATCATTAGAATCAAAATTAAGGTTGGATAGTTATGGCAGTTGGTGGTGGCCGTGGAAGATGGGAACTTTGGAGACAAGTAACCATGAACCATGTGGTGGGTTGGTACCTGTCTTAAGTGCACTTACCTGAATGAACACTGTTAAACGAGGGGAAATGACCGTACAGGGTGAATTGGAAACTAAAATTACTAAAAACGGGTGTGATGCGTAAAATTTATCAGAGAGGGGTGAGAAAAGTCAAAGAGTTAAaatctttattttaaaaatatcgtttcaaaacaaaatattaaaaccattaaaaatttttttaatattaaatttctaccaaaaattttttcttaaaatatTAGTGTGaaaacgctactataagtagcgttttcaaaaaaatttttttaaatataatagttttataaatttaaaatattaaagtgtaaaattataattgtattaaattaacaaaaaatatgtagtataatttttattaaagtgtaaataattatttttatacattTAAGGAAATTAAATGTTAAATGTAAAAGGGTATTGtgtaatttcaaattattataaattttatgtgaaaaaaagaaaaaaatatatactataatttttttaaaaaatatgttagttttataaaataacaatattatttgaactaaattttttgaataaaaatttaaattataattattaaaagaataattaatttggACGGAATCTTTTAATAATCAATGGGAATTTAAATTAAGACCAAATTATTGAAAGATTCCGTccaaattaattattcttttaataattacaatttaaatttttattcaaaaaatttagttcaaataatattgttattttataaaattaacatattttttaaaaaaattatagtatatatttttttctttttttcacatAAAATTTATAGTAATTTGAAATTACACAATACCCTTTTACATTTAACATTTAATTTCCTTAaatgtataaaaataattatttacactttaataaaaattatactacatattttttgttaatttaatacaattataattttacactttaatattttaaatttataaaactattatatttaaaaaatttttgaaaacgctacttatagtagcgttttcacactttaatattttaataaaaaatttttaatattaaaaaaatttttgaaatggtTTAGAAAATTGTGCCATAGACCATATTTTGTTTTGAAACGCTATTTTTAACAGTGTTTTGGACATTAAAACGCTACTAACAATAGCGTTTTTAACTCTCTGACTTTTCTCACACCTCTCTGGTAAATTTTACGCATCACAcctatttttagtaattttagtTTTCAATTCACCCTTGTACCGTCATTTCCCCTCTGAAAGAAAGTTGATGAATGGAAAATGCTTTGATGTTGGATGGTGATGgccaataaaatttttttttttccctcttacttttgttaaggataaattacaatttagttGTTAAATGAAAGAAAGTTGGTAAATGGAAAATGCTTtgatattggatggtgatggccaatataaattttttttttccctcctaCTTTTGATAAgaataaattacaatttattcCGTCAAATTTgacaaatttataatttatttttatatttttaaaattaaataatttaatttttaatatttgataAAATCTGCAACTAAATTTACatatttaaaaattcaattaagttatcgtaaattatataaaaatactaaaaaacccttaactctatttttaatctacaaatattttaatctctaaaaaattattttattgataatttaatctCTGAAATTTAATTAAACTTACAAATTAGTTATTATAACTTTAAAACCAAACAATTTAATCTAAAACAATTTGTTTAcatatttatttgtttttatatatacaatataatataatatataaaaatattataaattgatatatatatatatataattatttatatattgttaaaataaaaatgacataaatataatttacaaaattatatggacttatttataaataattatagtatttaaggatcaatttgtaaaatatataaataattttatatttaataaaattttttaagaattttaaagtaattaatttatattttaataatttaaattttaaaatttttaatttaatgagactcatattttaaaaatatatgaattaaattattaataaaataaaatcaactaaattattaataaaataaaactttataattaaattgttttaagatgtaaataaaaataaggacatttaattttttttctaaaattaacaaaatttaatGCAAGGATGGTAAGTTTTAACTTaagatattaaattatttgattttaaaaataaaaaattaaattataaattttattaaatcgcATGAACTAAATTGTACTTTACCATTTTGTTTATTGCGCAACCAAATTAATTCTTCTCCTCTGCAAGCGACTCAAGATTTGATTATTCGACTAGAAAAGGTTGGCAGAAAAGTCATGCCATTCTGTTCTTTTTCTTACGAGTAATCAAATACTGTGACAAATTCGTGTTAATGCAATGTATTGATAGTGAGTTTGACAGAAAGATGGAAATTGGGTATGGGCTGGTTAAACCTAATCCCCCAAGTCCGAATCAATTGGGCAGGACCCATCATCTACATTGGCAAGAGGGTAATACAAATGAGAGCTCGGATCCATGCATCCTGGAACTAGATCAAGACTGCAGCGATCATCCTGCAAATATTTTCCATTTGCATTTATAAAGCATGATTTGATACTAGAGTTTcaggaaaaatgaaaatgaagaaACTTAACAAATGGATGGACAGGTTACCGATCATAGCACATCTTGTGACAACAAATTTAGCGTCTGGAAATATTGCTCTTTCACATGCACCTTCTTTCCTTAACTCTTGCGCCAGGCCCTGCCATATGGGTACAAGTTTGAATAGTTTTTGTTAAAGCACTACTCAATTTAAAAACTCAGGCCTGCGGGTCTTCAAGCATCCCAAAACCAGTGTGAAGGAAAACTATGCTGACAAATTCGAAAAATCCATAATAGGATGCAAATGCAGTAATATTCTGGCCATCATAAACTCAAAAACTGATCACATTACCTTATTAAAGAATTCAATTGGTCTGTTTTGCCAAGCCTTGGGAATTTGGAACTGCAGCCTGTAAGGACCATCCCAATCTACTTCATTTGTAAATGAGACCATCAAGTTCACAGCTGCAACAGGATCAACAGTCAATAAAgggattctaaattcaaagtatcaaaacatccTATAAGTCAACAAATATTTGTCAGATTGCTACCAACCATGCTTAGGAATGCATATCTGGATGGTATATATTGGTGGATCAGCTTTGCCTCAAGCTTTCTTGAGCATTGCCCTTGGCTCACCACCATACATAATGGGCTGATTAAAACCTCCTGCAGGTATCTCAGCACGTCAAAGGattgaatattttattaaattccaGCAAAAACAAGGGCCACTCAATCGTGCCCTTCATAATGCCATACGTTAATTGGAGTCAAACTTGGAAGAGTATGTACCAAGACTCCTAAATTGTTGAAtttacatataatttttttaataaaaatttaacataAGCATAGGGGAGGGATGATGGGCTAGAGAGATGAAACACAACGTATCAGAAATTACCATTAAAGGCAATACCAAAATCTTCATTTGGATCAAGTTTTGTGGCAGCTGGATTGTAGAAGAGCTTTAGCTTCTCGCCCTGATTATAAGTGCACTACCATTAGAAGACTCCTGACAGAGAAGAAGGGAATCCAGTGAGCTTGTACATTCAACTTACAGAAGCTAGAGGAAGACCATTCATGGTTTTCCAATATACAGGAGCTCTCCCGAGTTCAAACAAAGCCCAGCTAGGAAGTGCATATCTGCAAAGAATGGATAATTAGATTACTCCATGATTGCATTCAGCTTCTTAAAAGTAAAAGACAAAAAATGTCTGGACTAAAAGCTTCCAAAGCATCATAGTGACTAAGGAGCACGATAAAAACTCAGCATGCTGATCATGCTGAAATATCCATTCCAGAAAGGAGAATAGCATTACAAAAGAAAAGGCCTAACAGTTTGCAAACAGAACATTAAGGTTAGCATGCTTGTGATAAAGTGTGAAGTCATAACATGGAAGGaagttcaaattcatactcaGTAATTTCCTCCATTGAAGTTGTAGCAACAGCAGCTGCTGCAGTTACTTTCCTACTAATCTTGACTGTTCTGTTTTTTTTTGTCCAACTCATTGGTAGCGAAGCACCAATAATAGTACATGCTGCAATTTGAAAGATATTAAGTCCCATGCTTTTAAAATCTAATATATTTGTAAATTCCCTGTTTTTCATTTTCAAACTCATTCAGGAACCCGTACACAAATTTCGATGCAGATAGAACATGATAGAGCTTATATTGAATACATCCCATCATCAAAAGTAAATGCTTGAGTTTGGATGGCTCGCTACTTGTACTTAAAAATCAAACTCCTAGTTCCTAAATAGATGACAACATAACAGATTTATTAAGTTATTCATAATGCAGTTTGGAATGTAAATTAATATAGCACCCCAAAAGACAAAATCTTGAATAGTCTGCATATCCCAAATCTTGAATCTTTGAGTATATATTTGCCATTCAACAGCTGCAAAATCGTCTTTTTCAAAGCTAAATTGGAGGAAAGTCAACCTTTTTTGCTAGACCAACCAAGATTTTGTCAACAAAGTGAAGCCTTGTGACCTAACTAAGCTACATGAGCTCATCACAGAAATTTGTAAAATAAACTTGAAGCAGAAAACAGTAACGTACCACTTGCAACTTTACTCTTTGATCCTCAATTAAAAGTGGTCACTGTCAAATTCGTTAACTTCAATACCCCCTTTGGAACATCATTTCTGTAACTCCGGAATAGATTTTCAATTCCATTTGCTTTCTATGATGTTTGACAGAAGCAAAAGTAAGAAACAAGCTCAAGCACACGGATTCTTTCCTTAAACAAGTACAATACCCATTGGTTCTACCACCAAAACAAATTTAGGTCAGGGCGCGGGGGACCCCAGGCCTTCTCCCACAAACTAGCAACTATAATTTACTCTCAGTTTCATCATCAAATTCATAGGTTACATCGTCTACTTATCAAACAAAATCCAAAAACAGTTTGAAAATGAGGAAACAATCCAAGGAAAGTAATAAGGTACGTAGATGAAGACACTCACCAAGAGAGTTTGAGACCGATGGGTTTGCTTTGGTATTGCCAATTGACCTCATGGCAGAGAAAGTTTGCGTTGGCAATTTAAAGCGCGAAGCACTTGTCGATGCCATTATCACACCTTTAGTGATGTTTTTAActaacacagagagagagagagagagagagagagagagagagagtagcaGCTTAATTAATCTTCAGGGAAACTAAAACTAGGTTATAGCATGTGAATGAAAAGCGTCTGACATGAGCAATATAGGGAGAGGCAACCACAGGCTAAGAAATATCTTCACAAAGAAAAGAGACAGAGCACAAGATGATTATCTTCTAAGCccagaaaaagaaaaatatctGGATCCTATTTCACCTGCCCAAATTCGATATCTAATGACAACCCCTATGCCCCACAACGCCTCAACAACCttatctctgtctctctctctctttcctaaTTTGTATTTTTGAGATCACTCTCTTTCCTAATTACCTTCgctataaatttgcattttttcctTCAACACCCACAGCATAAAGAGTAAAACTGTGAACTCTGCCCCGGCAACGAAAAAACCCATCAATATAAACCCCAAGAAAAACTCAATTCTATAAAAAAACAAAATCAATTTTCTTTCAATGGCTCTAGTCACCTCTCCATTAACCAATTTTAAGCCATACCCTTTTTTGCCTATTAGCCGGGCGAAAGCGTCTTACAAGAAAGCATCGTACATATCGTCTACAGTTCTGAATTCTGATCAGTGTAACCCTAAATCGTTTAAAACCATCTCCAAACGGAAAATATCAAGTCTTTTCGCTGTTTCAAACAAGAAAAGCCGCAATGGAGCTGTTCTGGCAATGGCGGAtggttcagtttttgaatcaggACCAGAGCAAAAGAATCGTAGGAGAATTCTGTTATCAGACGTGGTGGTGACGAGAGGAAGGAGCGTGTTTTGGGGGAGGAAATGGAACTCACTGGATATAGGCACTGCTGGTGTTGTTTTATCAATGCATTTGCTTAGTTTGTTCGCTCCCTTTTATTTCAGCTGGAGTGCATTTTGGGTTGCTTTTGGACTCTATGTTGTTACAGGACTTTTGGGTATTAC contains these protein-coding regions:
- the LOC110649624 gene encoding phosphatidylcholine:diacylglycerol cholinephosphotransferase 1 produces the protein MNSSPAAPANITTTTVSTLYNRKNIKVTPVNGFDMVKKFDNSNGVLHVVYRFDPSFLKWTAQDVVHVAKRHWVPCLFGLGLLFFIGVEYTLRMVPASSPPFDLGFAATRLLHRLLSSWPELNTLLAALNTVFVGMQTAYILWTWLIEGRPRATISALFLFTCRGILGYSTQLPVPEGFLGSGVDSPVGNVSFFLFFSGHVAGSVISSLDMRRMERWELAWTFDVLNVLQSVRLLGTRGHYTIDLAAGVGAGFLFDSLAGKYVECKRKKAITYKHNFERSRDLYKE